CTGGTCGGCTTGACCGCAAAACGCGCCACGACGGGCTGGCCGGTTGAAATACCCCCCAGCACGCCGCCCGCATGGTTGGAAGCGAAGTGCAGTTTTCCATCTTCCATGCGCATGGGATCAGCATTTTCCTCCCCCGTCAGGCAGGCGGACGCGAAACCTTCCCCGATCTCGACACCCTTGACGGCATTGATGCTCATCAGCGCCATGGCAAGATCGGAATCCAGCTTGCCATAGATCGGCGCCCCCAGCCCCGGCGGCACGCCATCGGCCATGACCTCGATCACGGCACCGATGGACGATCCCTTCTTGCGGATATCGGCAAGGTATTCTTCCCATACCGGCAGCATGCCTGCATCCGGGCAGAACAGGGGGTTGGCATTGACCAGATCCCAATCCATGCATGACCGGTCAACCGCATGCGGCCCGACCTGCACCATGGCCGCGCGGATGCGTACTACATCGCCCAGCACCCTGCGCGCGACCGCACCCGCCGCGACCCGCATGGCGGTCTCGCGCGCAGAAGACCGGCCGCCGCCACGATAGTCGCGGATGCCGTATTTCATGTCATAGGCCACATCGGCATGGCCGGGACGGTAGCGGGTGGCGATATCGCCATAATCGCGCGAACGCTGGTCGGTATTGCGGATCAGCAGCGAAATGGGGGTGCCTGTCGTCCTGCCCTCGAACACACCGGACAGGATCTCGACCTGGTCGGCTTCCTGCCGCTGGGTGGTGAACCTTGACTGGCCCGGCCTGCGGCGGTCCAGCCAGGGCTGGATGTCCGCCACATCAAGTGTCAGGCCCGGCGGGCAGCCATCAATCACGCAGCCAATGGCGGGGCCATGGCTTTCCCCCCATGTCGTGACACGGAACAGGTGGCCGAAGGTATTGTAGGACATACAGGCAGGCTTCCCGCGATCAGTTGCCCGCGACCGTGATGTCCGGCGCGGTGGGGTTCTTCATGCCGACAATATGGTAGCCGGAATCAACGTGGTGGATCTCCCCCGTCACACCACCCGACAGGTCGGATAGCATGTACAGGCCCGCACCGCCCACCTCCTCGAGCGACACATTGCGCTCCAGCGGGGAATTGTACTGGTTCCACTTCAGGATATAGCGGAAATCCCCGATGCCGTTGGCCGCCAGTGTCATGACCGGGCCGGCCGAGATACCGTTGACACGAATGCCCTCACCACCCAGGTCCACCGCCATGTAGCGCACGGATGCCTCAAGTGCCGCCTTGGCCACACCCATCACATTGTAATGGGGCATGACACGCTCCGCCCCCAGATAGGTGAGCGTGAGCAGCGAGCCATTCGGGTTCATGATCGCAGCCGCACGGCGCGCCACGGCGGTAAAGGAATAGCACGAGATATCCAGCGCCTTGAGAAAGGCGTCCCGCGGGGTATCGACATAGCGCCCGCGCAGGAACTGCTTGTCCGCCCAGCCAATGGCGTGGACCAGAAAGTCGATCTTGCCCCATTCCTTCTCGATCGCGGCGAAGGTAGCGTCAATGGCGGCGTCATCGCTCACGTCGCACGGCAGCACCAGGGTCGAGCCGACACTTTCGGCCAGCGGGCGTACGCGCTTGCCCAGCGCCTCACCCTGATAGGTAAAGGCCAGTTCCCCGCCCTGCTCCGCCACGGCGCGCGCAATGCCCCAGGCGATGGAGCGGTCATTCGCCACCCCCATGACAAGCCCCCGCTTCCCTTTCATCAATGTTCCCTTGATGGAGATTGTGGGCGCGCCGTCTGACATGCTCGTATCCTTAATGATGAATGACGGATGAAATTTCGGCCTCGTGGTTGCACACGCCGCCGTTTCGGACAAGATGCCGAGTGCCGTTAATTGTAGCCAATATTCATCGCACGGTAACTTACCTTATGTTTCCATATGTTTCCGCATTCCCGTCCGGCCATGACCGGGGCGGCGCCTGCGGGACAGACAGCATTGCGGAACCCCACGTTCATGACCCTTCCCCTCATTGACCTCAATGCCGATCCGTTCACCCTGTTCGATGCATGGATGCAGGACGCCACGGCGCAGGAGCCAAACGACCCCAACGCCATGGCACTGGCCACGGCAACGCCGGACGGACGCCCCTCCGTCCGCATGATCCTGCTCAAGGGGGCGGACCGGCGCGGCTTCGTGTTCTACACCAACCTCAACAGCCGCAAGGCGGCCGAGCTTGCGGCCAACCCGCATGCCGCCCTGCTGTTCCACTGGAAAAGCATCCGCCGCCAGATCCGGATCGAAGGCCCGGTGGAGCCGGTCACCCCCGCCGAGGCCGATGCCTATTTCGCCAGCCGCAGCCGTATCTCGCGCCTGGGGGCGATTGCATCGAACCAGTCCCACCCGCTGGCCGACCGCGCGGTGTTCGAGGCGGCCATTGCCGAACTGGAAGCCCGCTACCCCGAACCGGACGCAGTCATTCCCCGGCCCGCCAACTGGAGCGGCTTCCGCCTTGTGCCGCAGCATTTCGAATTCTGGCAGGATCGTCCGTACCGCCTGCATGACCGGGTCGTGTGGGACCGTGAGGGTGAGGGCTGGACGACCGAACGCCTTTACCCCTGATCCTGAACTTAAGTCCGGCTGATCCGTTTCCGTCACAGGACAGCGCCGCCGCCATGCGGCGCCAACGGATCAGGAGGTGCCCCGGATGTGTGTGCGTAGGATATTGCTGCCCCTGGGCGGGATGAGTCACGCGGAAAGCGCACTGCAGGTGGGTGGTGCCATCGCACGCATGTTTGACGCGCATCTGGCCGTGCTCCATGTCGGTACGGACATGCAGGAGGTCGGCCCCCTGGTGGGTGAAGGACTGTCAGGTGCCATGGTACAGGACATGATCGCCACCGCCCTCAAGGAAAGTGCCGCACGCCTGCATGGCGTGCGCGCGCAGTTCGATGCCTTCATCGCACAGGAAAACATCCCGGTCGTGGCGGTCGACTCCCCCTTCTCGCCCGCCGGCATGGATACCCTGTCCGCCAGCTTCATCGCCCATAGCGGCCACACCCGCAGCGTCGTGGCGTTTCAGGCGCGGCTGTCGGATCTTGTCGTGCTCCGCCAGCCCAACCCGGATGGGGATGTCTCCTCCTCCGACACGCTGCATGCCGTGTTGTTCGAAAGTGGGCAGGGGGTCATCATCGTGCCGCCCGTAGCGCCACCAACCACGGGCAGGCGCATCTGCATAGGCTGGAACGGCACGTCGGAAGCGGCATCGGCCATCCATCACGCGCTGCCGCTGCTGCGCCGCGCGCAGGCCGTATGCATCCTGTACAGCCGGGCCTACCAGCGCCCCGGACCGGATGCACGGCATGTCAGTTCGTTTCTGTCGCTCCATGGCATCACCGCACATATTCACGAATTTGGTAGTGATTCCCATCCCGTGGGGGAGGACATGCTGGCCGCGGCCCATGCGTTCAATGCGGACATGCTTGTAATGGGGGCCTATTCCCACTCCCGCCTGCGGCAGATGATTCTGGGCGGTGTAACGCGGCATATGCTGGAAAACAGCGACATCCTGGTGCTGATGAGTCGCTGATTGCGGCACATTCCCCCCATCTTGCAGCATTTTCCGGAAAGCGAAGGTTAATTTGCAAAAAAAATATGTGTAAATGATGGCCAGCCCTTGATTTTACACCCCCTGCGGGTTAGGTGTGGCGTGAAAAGAACGCTACAGCCTAGTGTAAAATCCTGTATGGAGGACATTATGCGCATCAACGCGGATATTGCGGCGGAACTGAAGGCTGCGGGCGAGAACGCACGCGATGTGCTTCGTGTCGCCCTGACGCGCCTGCGCGGGCAGGTCGCCCTTGTTTCCTCCTTCGGGGCGGAATCGGCGGTCATGCTTGCAATGGCATCCGAAATCGACCCCGACGTGCCAGTGCTGTTTTTGCAGACCGGCCAGCATTTTCCCGAAACGCTGGCATACCGGCAGGAACTGGCCCATGTGCTGGGACTACGCGACGTGCGTGACCTCCACCCGGCTGAAAAACAGATCGGCAAGCGCGACCCGCAGGGCCAGCTCTGGGCGTTCGACCCCGATGCCTGCTGCGCGCTGCGCAAGGTTGAACCGCTGGATGAGGCCATGATCCCGTTCGATGCATGGATTACGGGCCGCAAGCGCTCGCAGGCCGTAACCCGGCAGGCGCTGCCGACAGTCGAAGAAGTCGCGGGGGGCAAGATAAAGATCAACCCGCTGGCCGCCTGGACCCCGCGTGAACTGGATGCGGAAATGACACGTCGCAACCTGCCACGCCACCCGCTCAGCCTGCGTGGCTACCCCTCCATCGGATGCGCTCCCTGCACCCGCCCGGTAACGGAAGGCGAAGACCCCCGCCAGGGCCGCTGGGCCGGGCAGGCCAAGACGGAATGTGGCATTCACCTTCCCTCCCCTTCATAAGGGCGGGATACATATTCACCGGCCCGAACGGCCACCTGATACTTCTTTCGCGTAACGGAAGGTTTTATTTCCATGGACGATCTCGACCAACTCGAGGCGCAGAGCATCTTCATCCTGCGTGAAGCCTACCGGAAGCTGAAGCCGCTGGCGATGCTGTGGTCGCTGGGCAAGGATTCCAATGTCATGGTCTGGCTTGCGCGCAAGGCATTCCTTGGTCGCGTTCCCTTCCCCGTGATGCATGTGGATACGGGCAAGAAATTCCCCGAAATGTACAGGTTCCGCGATGAATACACCAAGAAGTGGAACCTGGAGCTGCTGCTGGGCGACTGCCCGCCGGTTGAGGAAATAGACCCCACCCTGCCGCCTGCCGCACGTTCCGCCGCACGCAAGACCGCGGGCCTTGCCGCCATGATCGACAAATACAAGCTGGCGGGCGTGATCGCGGGAATCCGCCGTGACGAGCAGGCCACCCGGGCCAAGGAACGCGTGTTCAGCCCCCGCGGCTCCGGCCATAAATGGGACGTGCGCAACCAGCCCCCCGAATTCTGGGACCAGTATGCCACCCCGCACGAGCCCGGCATGCACGTGCGCGTCCATCCGCTGCTGTCATGGCGAGAGATCGACATCTGGCGCTATATCGAGCGTGAAGGCATCCCGCTGGTTGACCTGTATTTTGCCAAGGACGGCAAGCGCTACCGCTCGCTGGGTGACCAGGACATCACCAGCCCGGTAGAGAGCAATGCCTCGACCGTGGCCGAAGTGATTGCCGAACTGGAGACATCCCGCACCTCCGAACGCTCGGGCCGCGCGATGGACCATGAATCGGAAGATGCGTTCGAGCGCCTGCGCGTTGCCGGCTATCTCTGAGCGGACAGGACGGAGTTATATTGCAATGAATACCATCCCGACCCCTGCCCCGCAGGAAGCCGCCACCCCCATCGTGATCGTGGGCCATGTCGACCACGGCAAGTCCACCCTGATCGGCCGCCTGCTGTACGATACCGACAGCCTGCCCGACGGGCGCGTGGCGCAGATCATCGAATCCAGCAAGAAGCGCGGGCTGACGGTTGAATGGAGCTTCCTGCTCGACAGCCTGCAGATCGAGCGCGACCAGGGTGTGACCGTGGATTCCACGCGCATTCCCTTCAGACTGGGCAGGCGCCAGTTCGTGATCGTGGATGCGCCGGGCCACCGGCAGTTCCTGCGCAACATGATCACGGGTGCGGCCGATGCCGAAGCCGCCGTGCTGGTGGTGGACGCGAACGAAGGCGCGCAGGAGCAGACCCGCCGCCACGCCATGCTGCTGCGCCTGATCGGTATCCGCCATGTCATCGTGCTGATGAACAAGGTCGATATCCTTGGTTACGACCAGCAGAAGATTGAAGCCGCCGAGCGCGACATCACCGCCCTGCTGCACCAGCTTGAAATCGAGCCGACCGTGTTCGTGCCTGCTTCCGCGCGTGAAGGCGACAACATGGCCGCGCGCTCCGACAGGATGCCGTGGTACAAGGGCCCGACCCTGACCGAGGCGCTGGCCGCCGTCCCGGCCCCGTCCTCACGCGCCGACCTGCCGCTGCGCCTGCCGGTGCAGGATGTCTACCGCTTCGACACCAAGCGTATTGTCGTGGGCCGTATCGAACGTGGCCGCATCCGCGTCGGTGATGAAGTCGTCATCGGCACGCACGGTGCGCGCGCCCGCATCGCCACCATCGAAAGCTGGCATACCGCCCCGCAGGTTGCAGCCGTCGCGGGCCAGTCGGTCGCGGTCACACTGGAGCCGGACGTGATCCCCGACCGGGGTGACTTCCTGTTCCCGGCCGATCATGCGCCGCTCCGGGCCGCACGCATCCAGACCCGCCTGTTCTGGCTGCGCCAGGAACCGCTGCGCGTGGGTGAAAGCTTCAGGCTGCGCCTTGCCACCGCTGAACATCAGGTAACCGTGGCCGCCATTGATTCCGTGGTGCGGCTGGAAGACCTGACCGAACACCCCGCCGAGGAAGTACCGCCCGAAGGCTTTGCCGAGATCACACTCGCGGTATCGGAAACCATGCTGTTCGATCCCTTCCTGCCCGGCACGGCGGATGGACGTGGCGTACTGGTGGACCGCAACCAGCAGATCGTGGGCGGCGCGCCGCTGATTGGCGTGGCCGAGAGTGTTGCGGGCCGCAATGCCATTCACCCCACCGGCAGCGCCGTATCACTGTGGGACCGCGCCCGGGCCAAGGGCCATCATGGCGGTGTGTTCTGGATGACCGGCCTGCCGGGTGCGGGCAAGAGTACGCTGGCACGTGGGGCGGAAAGCCGCCTGTTCGCCCGCGGTATTGATGTATCGGTACTGGATGGGGACACGCTGCGCGCGGGGCTGTGCGCCGACCTTGGCTTTTCGGAGGCGGACCGCCGCGAGAACGTGCGCCGCGCCGCCGCCGTGGCCAGCATCCTGGCCGAGAGCGGACAGGTGGTGATCGTGGCGCTGATCTCCCCCACCGTGGCGGACCGTGAACTGGCCCGCCAGATCGTGGGGGACGGCTTCCATGAAATCTTCATCGACACGCCGCAGGCGACCTGTGAGCAGCGTGATCCCAAGGGGCTTTATGCCGCTGCCCGCGCCGGCAAGATCGCAGGCTTTACCGGAATCGATGCCCCGTACGAAGCACCCGCCAGCCCGGCGCTGCGGGTGGAGACGGCAGGCGCGTCACGTGATGAGACGGCGGACCGCCTGGCCACCTATATTGGCGATGCGGTGCGGCTTGATGATGCGGCCCGGCGCCAGCAGCCCTGAAAGACAGGCCCCTGCCCGCAAGGCACGGGTCACAAGTGCCAGGGCAGCCTAAATTAAGGAAGGGCGCACGCTTGTAAAAGCGTGCGCCTTTTCCTACCAGTTACGGATAGATCAGGCCTGTTGCCTGAAAGGGATCGGTTCACAAGTGGATGTCAGGAACAATCGCCGGGATGAGACCGGCGCAAGCGTCATTACCGCCAACCGTCTGCTCGATGGCCGGATTGTCTGGCTTTCGGCACAGGGATGGTCGGAACTGATCAGCCATGCGCGCGTGTTCGGCAACTCGGAAATCGAGAGCGCCATAAAGCAGGCCAGCACCGCGGCGGCGGCGCGTACGGTTGTCGGCATCTATGGCGTGCAGCTTGACCCCGATGCCGCGGGCATTACGCCCCTTACGGTCCGTGAACGCATCCGGGCGTTCGGGCCGACCGTCCACCCCGATTTCGCCCCCGTGGAGACGCAAGATGTCCACTGACACCACCACCCTGCCGGTCGGGCGCTATGCCTATGACCAGGTGGACCGCACCTTCCTGTCCCAGCGTGTGGCCCAGTTCCGCGAGCAGGTGGCCCGCCGCGTGGCAGGTGATCTGAGCGAGGACGAGTTCAAGCCGCTGCGCCTGATGAACGGGCTGTACCTGCAGTTGCATGCCTACATGCTGCGCGTGGCGGTGCCCTATGGCATGATGGGTTCGGACCAGATGCGCGCGCTTGCCCATATCGCGCGCACCTATGATCGCGACTACGGGCATTTCACCACGCGCCAGAACATGCAGTTCAACTGGATCCGGCTGGAAGATACGCCGGATATTCTTGAACTTCTCGCCCGTGTGGACATGCATGCCATCCAGACCAGTGGCAACTGCATCCGCAACGTGACATGCGACGAGTTTGCCGGTGCCGCCGCCGATGAACTGCTTGACCCACGCATCCATGCCGAGATCCTGCGCCAGTGGTCCACGCTGCACCCTGAATTCTCGTTCCTGCCGCGGAAGTTCAAGATCGCGATCAGCGGCAGCCCGCACGACCGGGTGGCCGCACGCTTCCACGATATCGGGCTGGTCGCGCGCCCCGGACCGCAGGGCCGTCCGGTATTTGACGTGTTCGTGGGGGGCGGGCTGGGCCGCACGCCCATCATTGGCGTAAAGCTGCGCGACAACCTGCCCGAGGAAGACCTGGTGGCCTACCTTGAGGCGATCGTGCGCGTGTACAACGCCTATGGCCGCCGCGACAACATGTACAAGGCGCGTATCAAGATCCTGGTGCAGGCGCTGGGCGTCGAAGCGTTCCGTGAGAAGGTGGACGCCGAATTCGCGCTGATGAACCGCGCGGATTACCGGCTTGATCCCGCCATTGTGGCAGGCATCCGCGCGCGCTTCGGCATCCCCCCGCTCGAAGCCCCGGCAGATGCGGACCGGACGCTGGCGGCAGCCCGCAGGACGGACCCGGCCTTTGACCGCTGGGTGCGTACCAATACCCACCCCCACCGGCACGAAGGTTTCATCTGCGCGGTGATCTCGGTCAAGCCCGATGGCGGCATTCCCGGTGACATCACGGCCGACCAGATGGATCTGGTGGCAGACCTGGCGGACAGCCATTCCTTTGGCGAAATCCGCGTAACCCATATGCAGAACGTGGTACTGGGCCATGTGCGCAAGGACCAGTTGCACGAGCTGTGGCAGAAGCTGGTGGCCGCCCGTCTTGCTACCCCCAATATCGGGCTGGTGGGCGACATCATCGCCTGCCCGGGGCTGGATTACTGCGCGCTGGCCAATGCGCGCTCCATCCCCATCGCACAGAAGCTGAGCGCGCGCTTCGCCAATCCCGAACTGCAGGAACGCATCGGGCCGCTCAACATCAACATCTCGGGCTGCATCAACGCATGCGGGCACCACCATGCTGGCCATATCGGCATTCTGGGCGTGGACAAGCGTGGGCAGGAATTCTTCCAGCTTACCCTTGGCGGCTCGGCGGGGGGAGATGTTGCCATTGGCCAGATCCTTGGCCCGGCGCTGCCGGAAGATGAAACGGTGGATGCCATCGCCCGGCTCATCGATACCTATCTTGTGCTGCGCCATGACAATGAGCAGTTTCTCGACACCTACCGGCGCCTCGGCGCCGCCAGCTTCAAGGATGCCGTCTATGCCCCTGCTTGAGAACGGCCAGGTCACGCAGGATCGCTGGTACATGGCGGCAGAGGGTGAAGCCCTGCCCGATGGTGCCGTGATCGTACCACTTGCACGACTGGAAGAAGGGCTTGCCCGCGCGGGCGATGCCCCGCTGGGTGTAATCATTGCGCCGGACGTGGATGTAGCGGCGCTACGCGCGGCCCTGCCCCGGCTGGAACTGGTTGCAGTGACCTTCCCCTCCTTCCGTGACGGGCGGGCCTTCACGCAGGCGCGTGCGCTACGCGAACATCTGGGCTTTACGGGCGAGATCCGCGCCACCGGCACACCGCTGCCAGACCAGTACGAATTCCTGCTGCGCTGCGGTGTCACGACCGTGCAGACGGAGCGGACGGAAGATGTCAGCGTATGGCAGCAGGCGCACACGATCATTTCCATTGCCTACCAGCCCTCCACCCTGCATGAACGCCCGCAGGGGCTGGGGCTGCGCCGCTTCCTGTCCTGAC
This portion of the Komagataeibacter sp. FNDCF1 genome encodes:
- the fabI gene encoding enoyl-ACP reductase FabI, with translation MSDGAPTISIKGTLMKGKRGLVMGVANDRSIAWGIARAVAEQGGELAFTYQGEALGKRVRPLAESVGSTLVLPCDVSDDAAIDATFAAIEKEWGKIDFLVHAIGWADKQFLRGRYVDTPRDAFLKALDISCYSFTAVARRAAAIMNPNGSLLTLTYLGAERVMPHYNVMGVAKAALEASVRYMAVDLGGEGIRVNGISAGPVMTLAANGIGDFRYILKWNQYNSPLERNVSLEEVGGAGLYMLSDLSGGVTGEIHHVDSGYHIVGMKNPTAPDITVAGN
- a CDS encoding nitrite/sulfite reductase; this encodes MSTDTTTLPVGRYAYDQVDRTFLSQRVAQFREQVARRVAGDLSEDEFKPLRLMNGLYLQLHAYMLRVAVPYGMMGSDQMRALAHIARTYDRDYGHFTTRQNMQFNWIRLEDTPDILELLARVDMHAIQTSGNCIRNVTCDEFAGAAADELLDPRIHAEILRQWSTLHPEFSFLPRKFKIAISGSPHDRVAARFHDIGLVARPGPQGRPVFDVFVGGGLGRTPIIGVKLRDNLPEEDLVAYLEAIVRVYNAYGRRDNMYKARIKILVQALGVEAFREKVDAEFALMNRADYRLDPAIVAGIRARFGIPPLEAPADADRTLAAARRTDPAFDRWVRTNTHPHRHEGFICAVISVKPDGGIPGDITADQMDLVADLADSHSFGEIRVTHMQNVVLGHVRKDQLHELWQKLVAARLATPNIGLVGDIIACPGLDYCALANARSIPIAQKLSARFANPELQERIGPLNINISGCINACGHHHAGHIGILGVDKRGQEFFQLTLGGSAGGDVAIGQILGPALPEDETVDAIARLIDTYLVLRHDNEQFLDTYRRLGAASFKDAVYAPA
- a CDS encoding DUF2849 domain-containing protein yields the protein MDVRNNRRDETGASVITANRLLDGRIVWLSAQGWSELISHARVFGNSEIESAIKQASTAAAARTVVGIYGVQLDPDAAGITPLTVRERIRAFGPTVHPDFAPVETQDVH
- the pdxH gene encoding pyridoxamine 5'-phosphate oxidase, whose product is MTLPLIDLNADPFTLFDAWMQDATAQEPNDPNAMALATATPDGRPSVRMILLKGADRRGFVFYTNLNSRKAAELAANPHAALLFHWKSIRRQIRIEGPVEPVTPAEADAYFASRSRISRLGAIASNQSHPLADRAVFEAAIAELEARYPEPDAVIPRPANWSGFRLVPQHFEFWQDRPYRLHDRVVWDREGEGWTTERLYP
- the cysD gene encoding sulfate adenylyltransferase subunit CysD gives rise to the protein MDDLDQLEAQSIFILREAYRKLKPLAMLWSLGKDSNVMVWLARKAFLGRVPFPVMHVDTGKKFPEMYRFRDEYTKKWNLELLLGDCPPVEEIDPTLPPAARSAARKTAGLAAMIDKYKLAGVIAGIRRDEQATRAKERVFSPRGSGHKWDVRNQPPEFWDQYATPHEPGMHVRVHPLLSWREIDIWRYIEREGIPLVDLYFAKDGKRYRSLGDQDITSPVESNASTVAEVIAELETSRTSERSGRAMDHESEDAFERLRVAGYL
- a CDS encoding phosphoadenylyl-sulfate reductase, which translates into the protein MRINADIAAELKAAGENARDVLRVALTRLRGQVALVSSFGAESAVMLAMASEIDPDVPVLFLQTGQHFPETLAYRQELAHVLGLRDVRDLHPAEKQIGKRDPQGQLWAFDPDACCALRKVEPLDEAMIPFDAWITGRKRSQAVTRQALPTVEEVAGGKIKINPLAAWTPRELDAEMTRRNLPRHPLSLRGYPSIGCAPCTRPVTEGEDPRQGRWAGQAKTECGIHLPSPS
- a CDS encoding DUF934 domain-containing protein, yielding MPLLENGQVTQDRWYMAAEGEALPDGAVIVPLARLEEGLARAGDAPLGVIIAPDVDVAALRAALPRLELVAVTFPSFRDGRAFTQARALREHLGFTGEIRATGTPLPDQYEFLLRCGVTTVQTERTEDVSVWQQAHTIISIAYQPSTLHERPQGLGLRRFLS
- the aroC gene encoding chorismate synthase, producing the protein MSYNTFGHLFRVTTWGESHGPAIGCVIDGCPPGLTLDVADIQPWLDRRRPGQSRFTTQRQEADQVEILSGVFEGRTTGTPISLLIRNTDQRSRDYGDIATRYRPGHADVAYDMKYGIRDYRGGGRSSARETAMRVAAGAVARRVLGDVVRIRAAMVQVGPHAVDRSCMDWDLVNANPLFCPDAGMLPVWEEYLADIRKKGSSIGAVIEVMADGVPPGLGAPIYGKLDSDLAMALMSINAVKGVEIGEGFASACLTGEENADPMRMEDGKLHFASNHAGGVLGGISTGQPVVARFAVKPTSSILTPVPSVTREGENVDVMTKGRHDPCVGIRAVPVGEAMMACVLADHLLRHRGQVGGHRPVVL
- the cysC gene encoding adenylyl-sulfate kinase, which gives rise to MNTIPTPAPQEAATPIVIVGHVDHGKSTLIGRLLYDTDSLPDGRVAQIIESSKKRGLTVEWSFLLDSLQIERDQGVTVDSTRIPFRLGRRQFVIVDAPGHRQFLRNMITGAADAEAAVLVVDANEGAQEQTRRHAMLLRLIGIRHVIVLMNKVDILGYDQQKIEAAERDITALLHQLEIEPTVFVPASAREGDNMAARSDRMPWYKGPTLTEALAAVPAPSSRADLPLRLPVQDVYRFDTKRIVVGRIERGRIRVGDEVVIGTHGARARIATIESWHTAPQVAAVAGQSVAVTLEPDVIPDRGDFLFPADHAPLRAARIQTRLFWLRQEPLRVGESFRLRLATAEHQVTVAAIDSVVRLEDLTEHPAEEVPPEGFAEITLAVSETMLFDPFLPGTADGRGVLVDRNQQIVGGAPLIGVAESVAGRNAIHPTGSAVSLWDRARAKGHHGGVFWMTGLPGAGKSTLARGAESRLFARGIDVSVLDGDTLRAGLCADLGFSEADRRENVRRAAAVASILAESGQVVIVALISPTVADRELARQIVGDGFHEIFIDTPQATCEQRDPKGLYAAARAGKIAGFTGIDAPYEAPASPALRVETAGASRDETADRLATYIGDAVRLDDAARRQQP
- a CDS encoding universal stress protein, with product MSHAESALQVGGAIARMFDAHLAVLHVGTDMQEVGPLVGEGLSGAMVQDMIATALKESAARLHGVRAQFDAFIAQENIPVVAVDSPFSPAGMDTLSASFIAHSGHTRSVVAFQARLSDLVVLRQPNPDGDVSSSDTLHAVLFESGQGVIIVPPVAPPTTGRRICIGWNGTSEAASAIHHALPLLRRAQAVCILYSRAYQRPGPDARHVSSFLSLHGITAHIHEFGSDSHPVGEDMLAAAHAFNADMLVMGAYSHSRLRQMILGGVTRHMLENSDILVLMSR